The Narcine bancroftii isolate sNarBan1 chromosome 11, sNarBan1.hap1, whole genome shotgun sequence genome has a window encoding:
- the LOC138745434 gene encoding calcium and integrin-binding protein 1-like isoform X1, translated as MGTSASHLSKEQLSEYQELTFLTKQDILHAYQLFKQLLSNDLHDFQNTRVPMERICQMPELKANPFRERICRVFSTSLEKDGSMSFEDFLDLFSVFSDSATPEIKSHYAFRIFDFDDDGTLDKEDLKKLVNYLTDGTANSQLTEAEMNQLINNILEESDIDKDGTVNLSEFQHVISRSPDFVSSFKIVL; from the exons GAGTTGACGTTTCTAACAAAGCAAGATATTCTGCA TGCTTACCAACTCTTCAAACAGCTGCTTTCAAATGATCTACACGACTTCCAAAATACCAGAGTTCCGATGGAGCGTATCTGTCAGATGCCGGAATTAAAG GCCAATCCTTTCCGAGAGAGAATCTGTCGAGTGTTTTCAACTTCACTTGAAAAGGACGGCAGCATGTCCTTCGAGGACTTCCTAGACTTGTTCAGTGTCTTCAGTGATTCTGCCACTCCTGAGATAAAGTCTCACTATGCGTTCCGAATTTTCG ACTTTGATGACGACGGGACTTTGGACAAGGAGGATCTGAAGAAACTGGTGAACTATCTGACGGACGGAACAGCCAACAGCCAGCTGACTGAGGCAGAAATGAACCAGCTGATTAACAAT ATTTTGGAAGAATCAGACATTGATAAAGATGGGACAGTGAACCTCTCCGAGTTTCAACACGTCATCTCCAGGTCCCCGGACTTTGTCAG cTCCTTCAAGATTGTCCTGTAA
- the LOC138745434 gene encoding calcium and integrin-binding protein 1-like isoform X2 has protein sequence MGTSASHLSKEQLSEYQELTFLTKQDILHAYQLFKQLLSNDLHDFQNTRVPMERICQMPELKANPFRERICRVFSTSLEKDGSMSFEDFLDLFSVFSDSATPEIKSHYAFRIFDFDDDGTLDKEDLKKLVNYLTDGTANSQLTEAEMNQLINNILEESDIDKDGTVNLSEFQHVISRSPDFVSSFKIVL, from the exons GAGTTGACGTTTCTAACAAAGCAAGATATTCTGCA TGCTTACCAACTCTTCAAACAGCTGCTTTCAAATGATCTACACGACTTCCAAAATACCAGAGTTCCGATGGAGCGTATCTGTCAGATGCCGGAATTAAAG GCCAATCCTTTCCGAGAGAGAATCTGTCGAGTGTTTTCAACTTCACTTGAAAAGGACGGCAGCATGTCCTTCGAGGACTTCCTAGACTTGTTCAGTGTCTTCAGTGATTCTGCCACTCCTGAGATAAAGTCTCACTATGCGTTCCGAATTTTCG ACTTTGATGACGACGGGACTTTGGACAAGGAGGATCTGAAGAAACTGGTGAACTATCTGACGGACGGAACAGCCAACAGCCAGCTGACTGAGGCAGAAATGAACCAGCTGATTAACAAT ATTTTGGAAGAATCAGACATTGATAAAGATGGGACAGTGAACCTCTCCGAGTTTCAACACGTCATCTCCAGGTCCCCGGACTTTGTCAG CTCCTTCAAGATTGTCCTGTAA